Within Williamwhitmania sp., the genomic segment TCATCCGGATGAGGCACTTCAGCGAAAAGTTGTGAGAATTGCCGCTGCGTGTGAGTCTATTGTTGTAATGACTCACAATTCGGCAGAAATACTTATGAACGATTACGGTGTTGCACCTCAAAAAATTGTAGTTATTGCCCATGGAACGCACCTAGTTCCTCACTTAAGCGCTAAATCGTTAAAGACGAAGTACGGACTCAAGGGCCGAAAGGTACTCACAACCTTTGGGCTGCTTAGCTCAGGAAAAAGCCTCGAAACAACCTTGGAAGCACTGCCAGCCATTATTAAGCAGAGCCCCGAGGTGATATTTCTGATAATTGGGAAAACGCATCCAGAGGTTGTAAAGGCCGAAGGTGAGAGGTATCGGCAAATGCTGGAAGCAAAAGTAAAGCATGACTCACTTCAGGAACATGTAAAGTTCATAAACAGCTATTTAGCACTACCCGAATTACTGGAGTACCTTCAGCTTACCGATGTATACCTATTTACCACTAACGATCCTAATCAGGCAGTAAGCGGAACCTTTGTTTATGCCATGAGCTGTTCATGTCCCATTATCTCTACGCCCATTCCTCATGCCAAGGAGATACTAACCCCGGATACTGGAATAATATTCGATTTTCGTAATTCCAAACAGCTGGCCGATGGGGTTATTCGGCTACTCAGCAACGAGCCTTTGCGCAGAAGTATTAGCTCCAACACGTTGCAGAAGATAGTCTCCACAGCGTGGGAGAATTCAGCCGTAGCCCATGCCATGCTTTTGGAACGAATTGCCGGCGACAAGATTACGTTGAAGTATAACCTGCCGGTAATCAGCCTTAACCACGTTAAGGAAATGACCACCAGTTTTGGCATTATTCAGTTCTCAAAAAACAATCAACCCGATATCCGCACAGGCTATACCATTGATGATAACGCCAGAGCCATGGTGGCTACCTGTATGTACCATAAGCTTAGGGGCGATGCAAAAAGCGTAGCTGAGATTCATAAATATCTCCATTTTATTAAGTATTGTCAGCAGCCTGAGGGTAACTTTTTAAACTACGTTGATAAGGACGGTAATTTTACGGAGCAAAATTTCACTACCAATCTCGACGATGCAAATGGGCGAGCCATTTGGGCACTTGGGTATTTAGTGTCGTGCAAGGATTCCCTGCCATTAGAGATGATCTCCGAGGCAACCGCCATTATGGAAAAGGCACTGAAGTACGTCGTAAGTGTGCACTCTACGCGGGCAATGGCATTTACCATTAAGGGGCTTTACTACTATCTTACCGTGGTAAAATCGCCTCAAAACATTGAACTTTTAAAAACGTTAGCCAACCGGTTGGTACAGATGTATAAATATGAATCCAGTGCAGAGTGGGCCTGGTTCGAAGGATATCTTACCTATGCCAATAGCATACTACCTGAGTCGCTGGTTTACGCATGGTTGTTGCTTCACGATGACGAGTATAAGGAGATTGCTATCTCTTCGTTTAATTTTCTTCTATCTAAAATCTTTAATGAGAATGGGATAGAGGTAATTTCCAACAAAGGTTGGCTACTAAAGGGTCAGGAGCCCGAGCGTTTTGGTGAGCAGCCCATTGATGTGGCTTATACCGTAATGACGCTGAGCAGATTCTATGATGTTTTTATGGACAAAAGCTACCTCCAAAAAACGGAGACGGCCTTTAGCTGGTTCTTGGGCAACAACCGCCTTCATCAGATTATTTATAACCCAAGTACCGGTGGCTGCTACGATGGTCTTGAGGAGATGCATGTGAACCTAAACCAAGGTGCTGAATCAACGGTAAGCTACCTTATGGCACGGCTAACCATGGAGAACTACCACTTACAACCGCCAACCGCAAAGGCGAAAGGCACACTTAAAGCATAATTTGAACTCGAACCTCATTACAATTGATCCTATGAAAACATTCAAGAGTGACTTGTCAAATAACGAATTCCCGATTTCGGAGCGAGTATCTGGCCGGACGTTAAGGTCATCGTTATTGGGCTTGATTCAAAAGGAGTATCCTCAGTTTATCAGTGATAGCTTTTTGTCGAGGAGCGAGCTGGATCACTACCGCGAGGCCTACATTGAGCACTTCCTCAAGAATCAGGTTGGCAAAATTTCCAAGCTCGAAAAGACGGTAATGACCTCCTTAATGAAAAACACCACATTAACGGACAAGATAGATGCCGAGGATAACGAGGCCATAACCTTTGGGCAAAGAATTGCCGACAAGGTTGCCATTTTTGGTGGGAGCTGGACCTTCATTATTTCGTTTGGGCTATTTCTACTGGTTTGGATCTCCATAAATATATTGTGGCTCGCCAACAGGGCTATCGACCCCTACCCGTTCATCCTTTTAAACCTTATTTTGTCGAGTCTGGCTGCCATACAAGCACCCGTAATTATGATGAGCCAAAATAGGCAGGAGGAGAAGGATCGAGAGCGAGGGAAAAAGGATTACATGATTAACCTTAAGTCGGAGTTGGAAATTAGGATGCTGCATGAGAAAATTGATCACCTGATTGTCAACCAGCAGCAGGATATTTTGGAGGTGCATAAGGTGCAAATCGAGATGATGAA encodes:
- a CDS encoding glycosyltransferase, giving the protein HPDEALQRKVVRIAAACESIVVMTHNSAEILMNDYGVAPQKIVVIAHGTHLVPHLSAKSLKTKYGLKGRKVLTTFGLLSSGKSLETTLEALPAIIKQSPEVIFLIIGKTHPEVVKAEGERYRQMLEAKVKHDSLQEHVKFINSYLALPELLEYLQLTDVYLFTTNDPNQAVSGTFVYAMSCSCPIISTPIPHAKEILTPDTGIIFDFRNSKQLADGVIRLLSNEPLRRSISSNTLQKIVSTAWENSAVAHAMLLERIAGDKITLKYNLPVISLNHVKEMTTSFGIIQFSKNNQPDIRTGYTIDDNARAMVATCMYHKLRGDAKSVAEIHKYLHFIKYCQQPEGNFLNYVDKDGNFTEQNFTTNLDDANGRAIWALGYLVSCKDSLPLEMISEATAIMEKALKYVVSVHSTRAMAFTIKGLYYYLTVVKSPQNIELLKTLANRLVQMYKYESSAEWAWFEGYLTYANSILPESLVYAWLLLHDDEYKEIAISSFNFLLSKIFNENGIEVISNKGWLLKGQEPERFGEQPIDVAYTVMTLSRFYDVFMDKSYLQKTETAFSWFLGNNRLHQIIYNPSTGGCYDGLEEMHVNLNQGAESTVSYLMARLTMENYHLQPPTAKAKGTLKA
- a CDS encoding DUF1003 domain-containing protein; the protein is MKTFKSDLSNNEFPISERVSGRTLRSSLLGLIQKEYPQFISDSFLSRSELDHYREAYIEHFLKNQVGKISKLEKTVMTSLMKNTTLTDKIDAEDNEAITFGQRIADKVAIFGGSWTFIISFGLFLLVWISINILWLANRAIDPYPFILLNLILSSLAAIQAPVIMMSQNRQEEKDRERGKKDYMINLKSELEIRMLHEKIDHLIVNQQQDILEVHKVQIEMMNDILKRIGRG